From the genome of Tachysurus vachellii isolate PV-2020 chromosome 2, HZAU_Pvac_v1, whole genome shotgun sequence, one region includes:
- the LOC132841910 gene encoding putative methyltransferase NSUN7, with product MSKPGLPDCVYEQAADVFRAARVEKTLDYSEYSEGPGVLRYAPVPHRAAGDDGHECNTKLNKARAYELAFNTLKFQALLEDIVIDSCFQAAQQLPDDLMDLAMVMLYDLQDRKFLPRVPMTGEEEGPVEEVRLVEDSLFRFRTKLAASLARFRIKQDLVCIDDILPKSLKEKHQKKHKVPTCAWVNTLKSRYTHTYTHIHTHIHTHTHTHTHIYTHTHTRSVDEVCVMLKTQGFVQIDPHTHLEGSVFCKDTHCPDVLLFPPRAQELVDKTTLLMDHTLIIQEKSRSLAVCALRPLMAQNTDILIAGSFSAHTVAHVGVQASVFSNHVYVCGLPADSTHREELQAALSLIGCKNIRLLPEQFSELHEGDTRLQKVRVVLVLPRCTASALADPIAHIINEDGDRNLLWDLSQGAVSDTKLESLTRKQIQDLSHALTFPKVHSVVYCTCSVLEEENELVVKRAMKIAAVRSKLQPFRIASTGWTDDKSFFRLQASDLGDGCFLCVLEREKRESVQDILLRAAAKGLLNGLALPEKVKNTRTKHTHRGASSPPPPPPPFPQADPLLSDVPSVSEQLHTDPAVSEGALNHTPDSHCSSPAPDDGSANPSHDSAAEKIKNQDRAEKKQQKKGRRVKAASKHSRGGKPRTRRTYKQRTRQASKKVQC from the exons ATGAGTAAGCCAGGGCTTCCTGACTGCGTGTACGAACAAGCGGCCGACGTTTTTCGAGCAGCCCGTGTGGAGAAGACCCTGGATTACAGTGAGTACAGTGAAGGACCTGGAGTACTGCGTTATGCCCCCGTCCCACACCGTGCTGCCGGAGACGACGGGCACGAGTGCAACACAAAACTAAACAAGGCTCGGGCATATGAGCTGGCATTCAACACTCTGAAAT TCCAAGCGCTGTTGGAGGACATCGTGATCGACAGCTGCTTCCAGGCGGCTCAACAACTG CCGGATGACCTCATGGACCTGGCAATGGTCATGCTGTATGACCTGCAGGACAGGAAGTTCCTGCCCAGAGTGCCAATGACGGGAGAAGAGGAGGGGCCTGTGGAGGAAGTGAGGCTGGTGGAGGACAGTCTCTTCAG gtttagGACTAAGCTTGCAGCTTCGTTGGCCCGCTTCAGAATCAAGCAGGATCTGGTGTGTATCGATGACATTCTGCCAAAAAGTCTGAAAGAAAAGCACCAGAAAAAACATAAAGTACCCACCTGTGCCTGGGTCAACACACTCAagagcaggtacacacacacatacacacacattcacacacacatacacacacacacacacacacacacacacatatacacacacacacacacac GCAGCgttgatgaagtgtgtgtgatgctgaagACACAGGGCTTCGTTCAGAtcgatccacacacacatctggaagggagtgtgttctgtaaagacaCACACTGTCCAGACGTCCTGCTGTTTCCACCCAGAGCGCAAGAACTTGTAGACAAGACGACACTGTTAATGGATCACACACTTATAATAcaa GAGAAGTCCCGCAGTCTGGCTGTGTGTGCGCTGCGGCCCCTGATGGCCCAAAACACTGACATTCTGATAGCAGGTTCATTCTCCGCACACACCGTGGCTCACGTCGGCGTCCAGGCTTCCGTCTTTTCCAACCACGTCTACGTCTGTGGGCTTCCTGCTGACTCCACTCACAGGGAGGAGCTACAAGCAGCGCTGTCTCTCATTGGCTGCAAAA acatACGCTTGCTGCCTGAACAGTTTTCCGAGCTGCACGAAGGCGATACACGTCTCCAGAAGGTTCGAGTCGTTCTGGTGCTGCCCCGGTGCACAGCTTCAGCACTCGCTGACCCCATAGCACATATAATAAATGAGGACGGAG ACAGGAATCTGCTGTGGGATCTGTCTCAGGGCGCCGTGTCTGACACAAAGCTGGAGTCTCTGACCAGAAAACAGATCCAAGACCTGAGCCACGCCCTGACtt TTCCCAAGGTGCACAGCGTGGTCTACTGCACGTGCTCGGTGTTAGAAGAGGAGAACGAGCTGGTGGTGAAGAGAGCGATGAAGATCGCCGCTGTAAGGAGCAAGTTACAGCCGTtcag GATAGCATCTACAGGATGGACAGATGACAAGAGTTTCTTCAGACTGCAGGCGTCTGACCTCGGCGATGGCTGCTTTCTGTGCGTGCTGGAGCGAgag aaaagAGAATCTGTACAGGACATACTGTTACGTGCAGCAGCCAAAGGTCTCCTGAACGGACTGGCGCTTCCTGAAAAAGTCAAGAACaccagaacaaaacacacacacagaggagcttcatcccctcctcctcctcctcctccttttcctcaGGCTGATCCCTTGCTTTCTGATGTGCCGAGTGTTTCTGAGCAGCTCCACACTGATCCTGCAGTCTCAGAAGGTGCCCTGAACCACACACCTGACTCACACTGTTCGTCTCCTGCCCCGGACGACGGTTCTGCCAATCCGAGTCACGACTCGGCTgctgaaaagataaaaaatcaGGATCGTGCTgagaaaaaacagcagaaaaaagggCGCAGGGTCAAAGCAGCCTCGAAACACAGCCGAGGAGGAAAACCCAGGACTCGGAGAACGTACAAGCAAAGGACGAGACAGGCCAGTAAGAAAGTCCAGTGttag